One window from the genome of Pyrus communis chromosome 16, drPyrComm1.1, whole genome shotgun sequence encodes:
- the LOC137721358 gene encoding trihelix transcription factor ENAP1-like isoform X1, translated as MDRLTRTHAPAGREDCWSEDATLALITAWGDRYLHLNRGILRQKDWKEVADAVNSHQNGGAKPFKTDVQCKNRIDTLKKKYKLEKSKPGQSTWPFYRRLHSIICSTPSNTAGATKSNPRILALSAKSPDPNTNLLGGSTDSSIRHDDGDDEAAVFEGGAACRELARAISKFGEMYERIENSKRKQMMELEKQRMEFDKELALQRLSMFMDVQVELGKKMKHSKYSHSSDSKQEILRKYPHVTWDNKKNMMTTMRANSLEHSKRDELEQWPDHAVTESSSFPT; from the exons ATGGACCGCCTGACCCGTACTCACGCCCCGGCAGGCCGCGAAGACTGTTGGAGTGAGGACGCCACGTTGGCACTAATAACGGCCTGGGGCGACCGCTACCTCCATTTAAACCGCGGCATCCTCCGTCAGAAAGACTGGAAGGAGGTGGCCGACGCCGTTAACTCCCATCAAAACGGCGGCGCCAAGCCGTTCAAGACGGACGTCCAGTGCAAGAACCGCATCGACACGTTGAAGAAAAAGTACAAGCTGGAAAAGTCGAAGCCCGGCCAGTCCACGTGGCCCTTCTACCGCCGCCTCCACTCCATAATCTGCTCAACCCCCTCAAACACCGCCGGTGCGACCAAATCAAACCCCCGAATCCTCGCTCTCAGTGCCAAATCCCCCGACCCGAATACGAATCTCCTCGGAGGGTCCACCGACAGCTCAATTCGCCACGACGACGGCGATGATGAGGCGGCGGTGTTTGAGGGTGGAGCGGCGTGCAGGGAATTGGCTAGGGCAATTTCGAAGTTTGGGGAAATGTACGAGAGGATTGAGAATTCGAAGCGGAAGCAGATGATGGAGCTGGAGAAACAGAGGATGGAGTTCGACAAGGAGCTCGCGTTGCAGAGGTTGAGTATGTTCATGGATGTTCAGGTGGAGCtcgggaagaagatgaagcactCCAAGTACTCGCATTCTTCAG ACTCCAAGCAGGAAATCCTGAGAAAGTATCCTCATGTAACATGGGACAACAAGAAAAACATGATGACGACGATGAGGGCGAATTCTTTGGAGCATAGCAAACGAGACGAGCTCGAGCAATGGCCAGATCATGCTGTAACTGAATCATCTTCCTTTCCAACATAG
- the LOC137721358 gene encoding trihelix transcription factor ENAP2-like isoform X2 has product MDRLTRTHAPAGREDCWSEDATLALITAWGDRYLHLNRGILRQKDWKEVADAVNSHQNGGAKPFKTDVQCKNRIDTLKKKYKLEKSKPGQSTWPFYRRLHSIICSTPSNTAGATKSNPRILALSAKSPDPNTNLLGGSTDSSIRHDDGDDEAAVFEGGAACRELARAISKFGEMYERIENSKRKQMMELEKQRMEFDKELALQRLSMFMDVQVELGKKMKHSKYSHSSGKKS; this is encoded by the exons ATGGACCGCCTGACCCGTACTCACGCCCCGGCAGGCCGCGAAGACTGTTGGAGTGAGGACGCCACGTTGGCACTAATAACGGCCTGGGGCGACCGCTACCTCCATTTAAACCGCGGCATCCTCCGTCAGAAAGACTGGAAGGAGGTGGCCGACGCCGTTAACTCCCATCAAAACGGCGGCGCCAAGCCGTTCAAGACGGACGTCCAGTGCAAGAACCGCATCGACACGTTGAAGAAAAAGTACAAGCTGGAAAAGTCGAAGCCCGGCCAGTCCACGTGGCCCTTCTACCGCCGCCTCCACTCCATAATCTGCTCAACCCCCTCAAACACCGCCGGTGCGACCAAATCAAACCCCCGAATCCTCGCTCTCAGTGCCAAATCCCCCGACCCGAATACGAATCTCCTCGGAGGGTCCACCGACAGCTCAATTCGCCACGACGACGGCGATGATGAGGCGGCGGTGTTTGAGGGTGGAGCGGCGTGCAGGGAATTGGCTAGGGCAATTTCGAAGTTTGGGGAAATGTACGAGAGGATTGAGAATTCGAAGCGGAAGCAGATGATGGAGCTGGAGAAACAGAGGATGGAGTTCGACAAGGAGCTCGCGTTGCAGAGGTTGAGTATGTTCATGGATGTTCAGGTGGAGCtcgggaagaagatgaagcactCCAAGTACTCGCATTCTTCAG GGAAGAAATCATAG